AATTTCCATTGCGCAACTGGCAAGGGAATGCAAGGTGGAGGAAGTAGGCGGCCGACGCATCCACAAGCTGAAAGCCAACGAAGGTCCGTTCTCGTTTTTCAACTGTATATTCGTGAATCCGGAGAAGCACACGGAGCGCGAACTCGCCGAAATAATGGAACACGAACAGACGCACTGCCGACAACTGCACTCGCTGGATATTCTCTTCACGGAACTCTTCAGCATCCTTTTCTGGCTGAATCCATTCACTTGGCTGCTGAAAAGGGAAGTGAGGCTGAACCTTGAATATCTCGCTGACAACCGAGTGCTTGAAACCGGCTCCGACAGCAAGGAATACCAGTACCACCTCTTGGGACTGACTTATAGAAAGAACGTAGCTACAATATCAAATAATTTCAATGTTTTACCCCTTAAAATGAGAATCAAAATGATGAACAAAAAACGTACAAAAGGGATTGGAAAGGCTAAATACGGCCTGTTCGTCCCGATGACAGCAGCGTTGCTCGTTGTAAGCAACATAGAAACTGTGGCAAGAGAAATAGCAAACGGAGTAGCAAACATCCCAGTCCTTTCCTCCGTAACGGAGAAGATGGCGACTAACGGCAGCGAGACTGTCAAGCCCGAGAGCAAGATAATCGAGCCTGTGGCGCAATCTCCATCCGACATTAATAAGGAAGAGGTGCAGAACGAAGTGGCATTGAACCCAACAGAAGCACTTCCAAACGAGACAGAAAATGCTGCCGAAGAACTTGCAAGCGGCCCAAAGAAGATTTATATGACAACCGAGCAGATGCCTCAGTTCGATGGAAATATGATGCAATGGCTGGCAGAGAATCTGAACTATCCTGCTGAAGCAGAGAAGAAGAACGAGCAGGGAAAAGTGGTGGTAAGATTCGTGGTAAATGAAAACGGCAAGGTAACGGACGCGGAA
The Prevotella sp. HUN102 genome window above contains:
- a CDS encoding M56 family metallopeptidase, whose amino-acid sequence is MIYLLKVNIALIVLFGFYKLIFSGDTFFHWRRASLLCIYFIAMLIPGLNFSYWISSNTEMQSMANSYAANVLPAITITPQQEQGIGWQSIFLWGYAAVVALLLLRFAAQVISIAQLARECKVEEVGGRRIHKLKANEGPFSFFNCIFVNPEKHTERELAEIMEHEQTHCRQLHSLDILFTELFSILFWLNPFTWLLKREVRLNLEYLADNRVLETGSDSKEYQYHLLGLTYRKNVATISNNFNVLPLKMRIKMMNKKRTKGIGKAKYGLFVPMTAALLVVSNIETVAREIANGVANIPVLSSVTEKMATNGSETVKPESKIIEPVAQSPSDINKEEVQNEVALNPTEALPNETENAAEELASGPKKIYMTTEQMPQFDGNMMQWLAENLNYPAEAEKKNEQGKVVVRFVVNENGKVTDAEIVRSISPSLDKEALRVVLAMPKWKPGMKDNKPVSVYYTLPITFKLTGDKADKNTK